A genomic region of Capnocytophaga canimorsus contains the following coding sequences:
- a CDS encoding DUF6452 family protein has protein sequence MKKKWIIRIGASVLLLIFSVITACEPDDLCEHKVTTPQLILRLKDTDKPTKTKAAEKLLVYGKDQKQILSFTTTDSLALPLKISEPQTTYLLVKDATFDANSGTITSGEIAIITFSYQPEEQFVSKGCGFKVVYHNLKVAVEDPTSVWIKSVRINKTDIEDEKKAQVTIYH, from the coding sequence ATGAAAAAAAAATGGATTATAAGGATAGGAGCTTCGGTACTTTTGCTGATTTTTTCGGTGATAACAGCCTGTGAACCTGATGATTTATGCGAACACAAGGTAACTACGCCTCAACTCATACTACGACTTAAAGATACGGACAAGCCTACCAAAACAAAAGCAGCCGAAAAGCTATTGGTTTATGGTAAAGACCAAAAACAAATTTTGAGTTTTACCACTACCGACTCGTTGGCGTTACCGTTAAAAATTTCCGAACCTCAAACCACTTATCTTTTGGTGAAAGACGCTACTTTTGACGCCAATAGCGGAACCATTACCTCAGGAGAAATCGCTATCATAACTTTTTCCTACCAACCCGAAGAACAGTTCGTTAGCAAAGGATGTGGCTTTAAGGTAGTATATCATAATCTGAAAGTTGCTGTGGAAGACCCCACGAGTGTTTGGATAAAATCAGTCCGTATAAATAAAACAGATATTGAAGATGAAAAAAAAGCTCAAGTTACTATATATCATTAA
- the rlmD gene encoding 23S rRNA (uracil(1939)-C(5))-methyltransferase RlmD, which translates to MKKKNQKLVFENIEVIDAGAKGKSVAKAPDGRVIFLSDAVPGDVVDVQTTKKRNAYYEGFVTKLHKSSERRTEPVCEHFGYCGGCKWQNMSYEHQLFYKQKEVENNLKRLGKIELPEIQPILGSEKIYFYRNKMEFSFSDTRWLTPEEIKDSESIDNRNGLGFHISGAWDKILDVKKCHLQADPSNAIRLAVKQFALKHEMPFYSPRNQSGFLRSMMIRTASTGELMVVIQFFEENKTQRELLLDFLSEKFPQITSLQYIINGKANDSIYDQEIICYKGRDYIYEEMEGLRFKINAKSFYQTNSEQAYELYKVARDFAQLTGNELVYDLYTGTGTIAQFVAKKARKVVGVEAVPEAIEDAKVNAQNNNITNVSFFVGDMKNVFNEAFIAENGVPDLIITDPPRDGMHKDVVQQILNIAPPKVVYVSCNSATQARDLALMDAMYKVTKVQPVDMFPQTHHVENVVLLEKR; encoded by the coding sequence ATGAAAAAGAAAAATCAGAAGTTAGTATTTGAAAATATAGAAGTCATCGATGCTGGGGCAAAGGGCAAAAGTGTAGCCAAAGCTCCTGACGGACGGGTTATTTTCCTGTCAGATGCTGTTCCAGGTGACGTAGTTGATGTGCAAACTACCAAAAAAAGAAACGCTTATTACGAAGGATTTGTAACAAAACTTCACAAATCATCAGAAAGGCGTACCGAACCCGTTTGCGAACATTTCGGGTATTGTGGGGGATGTAAATGGCAAAATATGAGCTACGAACATCAACTTTTTTACAAACAAAAAGAGGTTGAAAATAATCTCAAACGCTTAGGAAAAATAGAACTCCCTGAAATACAACCTATTTTAGGCTCGGAAAAAATCTATTTTTACCGCAATAAAATGGAATTTTCCTTTTCGGATACGCGTTGGCTTACGCCTGAAGAGATAAAAGATTCAGAAAGTATTGACAATCGCAACGGCTTAGGTTTTCACATTTCAGGGGCTTGGGATAAAATTCTTGACGTTAAAAAATGCCATCTACAAGCCGATCCTTCCAACGCCATACGCTTGGCGGTAAAGCAGTTCGCTTTGAAACACGAAATGCCTTTCTATAGCCCTCGTAATCAGTCAGGTTTCTTACGTTCGATGATGATACGAACTGCTTCCACTGGTGAGCTTATGGTGGTTATTCAGTTCTTTGAGGAAAATAAAACTCAACGGGAGTTGCTGCTCGATTTTCTGTCAGAAAAATTCCCGCAAATTACATCGCTTCAATATATTATCAATGGAAAAGCAAACGATTCTATTTACGATCAAGAAATTATTTGCTACAAAGGACGCGATTATATCTATGAGGAAATGGAAGGTTTGCGGTTTAAAATCAATGCTAAGTCCTTCTATCAGACTAATTCCGAACAGGCTTATGAACTTTACAAAGTGGCTCGTGATTTTGCCCAGCTAACGGGAAATGAATTGGTGTACGACCTTTACACCGGAACGGGCACTATTGCTCAATTCGTAGCAAAGAAAGCCCGAAAAGTAGTTGGCGTAGAGGCAGTTCCAGAAGCTATTGAAGATGCTAAAGTCAATGCCCAGAACAATAATATTACGAACGTAAGTTTTTTTGTGGGAGATATGAAAAACGTTTTCAATGAAGCGTTTATAGCTGAAAATGGAGTACCTGACCTTATCATTACCGACCCACCTCGCGACGGAATGCACAAGGACGTGGTACAACAAATCCTCAACATTGCTCCGCCTAAAGTGGTGTATGTGAGTTGTAATTCCGCTACACAAGCACGTGATTTGGCGTTGATGGACGCAATGTACAAGGTCACCAAAGTGCAACCTGTCGATATGTTTCCGCAGACGCACCACGTAGAAAATGTAGTACTTTTGGAAAAACGATAA
- a CDS encoding DUF6048 family protein, translating to MKKKLKLLYIINLFCFAWASAQQTSTVESEKNTYKQRYGLRVGADLSKPIIALLDKKYWGVELMGDYRINYSFYAAAEIGSEKKTTQTDFFSFTTNGQFLKMGVDYNTYGNWYGMENMIFVGGRYAFSRFSQQLDSYHIYKNHQYWQENTQGTNTKWLGEYNGRTAHWLEFIIGMKVELLQNLYAGTSIRLGFRLGHTQKGGFPNYWIPGFNRVWEGSRFGMNFNYGITYLVPFYKKEKSKSKEQKAQK from the coding sequence ATGAAAAAAAAGCTCAAGTTACTATATATCATTAATTTATTCTGTTTTGCTTGGGCTTCGGCTCAGCAAACCAGTACCGTTGAATCGGAAAAAAACACCTACAAACAGCGTTACGGACTTCGCGTTGGAGCGGATTTGAGTAAACCTATTATAGCTTTACTAGATAAAAAGTATTGGGGGGTAGAGCTAATGGGCGATTATCGTATCAATTATTCTTTCTATGCCGCTGCCGAAATTGGCTCGGAGAAAAAAACAACTCAAACCGACTTTTTCTCCTTTACTACCAATGGGCAATTTCTAAAAATGGGAGTCGATTATAATACTTATGGCAATTGGTACGGTATGGAAAATATGATTTTTGTAGGAGGACGCTATGCCTTTTCACGCTTCTCACAGCAACTTGACAGCTATCATATCTACAAAAATCATCAGTATTGGCAAGAAAATACACAGGGAACCAACACAAAATGGCTGGGTGAGTATAACGGAAGAACCGCACATTGGTTAGAGTTCATCATCGGGATGAAGGTCGAATTACTTCAGAATCTGTATGCAGGCACTAGCATTCGCTTGGGTTTTCGTTTAGGGCATACCCAAAAAGGAGGTTTTCCAAATTACTGGATTCCAGGGTTTAACCGCGTCTGGGAAGGAAGTCGTTTTGGAATGAATTTCAACTATGGTATTACCTATTTAGTACCTTTCTACAAAAAGGAAAAAAGCAAAAGTAAAGAGCAAAAAGCCCAAAAATAA